The following are encoded together in the Juglans microcarpa x Juglans regia isolate MS1-56 chromosome 2D, Jm3101_v1.0, whole genome shotgun sequence genome:
- the LOC121250581 gene encoding ubiquinone biosynthesis O-methyltransferase, mitochondrial, with protein sequence MASKLLNHCHLRALCSTHVFSPRFPHPTRATLTLLHFRPFSDAPSSPPPEKPQSYNNTRNDIGMEKSPTQTLSSLKELELVKFASIAETWWDSEGPFKPLHVMNPTRLAFIRSTLCRHFRKDPNSSRPFEGLKIVDVGCGGGILSEPLARMGAAVTGVDAVEKNIKIARLHAELDPVTSTIEYCCTTAERLVEEERKFDAVISLEVIEHVADPAEFCKSLAALTIPDGATVISTINRSMRAYATAIIGAEYILHWLPKGTHQWSSFLTPEELVLILERANITVKEMAGFVYNPFTRRWSLSDDISVNFISFGTKNAQ encoded by the exons ATGGCTTCCAAGCTCCTAAATCACTGCCATCTCCGAGCCCTATGTTCTACACACGTTTTTTCTCCTCGCTTTCCCCACCCTACCAGAGCCACGCTGACCCTACTCCACTTTAGGCCCTTCTCGGATGCCCCCTCTTCCCCACCGCCAGAGAAGCCTCAGTCCTACAATAACACCCGAAACGACATCGGGATGGAGAAAAGTCCGACACAGACTCTGTCGTCTTTGAAAGAGCTCGAACTCGTAAAATTCGCCTCCATTGCCGAAACCTG gTGGGATTCTGAAGGCCCGTTTAAACCATTGCATGTGATGAATCCTACAAGACTTGCATTTATACGCTCCACTCTTTGTCGACATTTCAG GAAGGATCCTAACAGTTCTAGGCCTTTTGAAGGACTAAAAATAGTTGATGTTGGTTGTGGAGGTGGCATTCTCTCAGAG CCGTTGGCTAGAATGGGAGCTGCCGTAACGGGAGTTGATGCTGTGGAGAAAAATATCAAGATTGCGCGTCTACATGCT GAGTTGGATCCTGTGACTTCAACTATCGAATACTGTTGCACAACAGCTG AAAGGCTggtagaggaagaaagaaagtttGATGCTGTGATTTCTCTAGAa GTAATTGAGCATGTAGCAGATCCTGCTGAATTCTGCAAGTCTCTGGCAGCATTAACTATTCCTGATGGAGCTACTGTGATATCAACAATCAACCGTTCTATGAGAGCATATGCAACTGCAATTATTGGAGCAGAGTACATCCTCCATTgg CTTCCTAAAGGCACACATCAGTGGTCAAGTTTTCTAACTCCTGAAGAATTAGTCCTGATCCTTGAACGTGCCAATATCACT GTCAAAGAGATGGCCGGATTTGTGTACAACCCCTTCACGAGGAGATGGTCTCTATCTGACGATATTAGTGTGAATTTCATTTCTTTCGGTACAAAAAACGcccaataa